The nucleotide window TGCAGCACTGGCTTCATTTCTCCAAAAACCATCAACGTCAATTTTTTAGTCCACAGCGCAATTGCAACCGTTTATTGATATAGACATAAAAAGTTCATTAATGAAACTAACATCAGCTACTTTGAAAATACCATTAATGTAGATCTATATAGCGTACGAGAATGGTTACAACTACTAGTGGCTTTGATgcaaacattaaattaaaatggaaaGTTAAATGAATTCACTTTAAAGTAGTTGAACATAAACTTTAATGTCAAGATGGTCGACGAAAAATATTCATCAATGATTAGAACGCTGTACACCGGGAAGAAAAGAAACACATGAGCCAAACATTTTTTCCCCTTTGCAACATTTCTCCCAGGGAACAAACAGAACCAACACCAATCAAGCACGAGGTCCCCGCTATCATCAATGTCAACCTGGATAAACCCAACATTTTTGTTtgcaaaaaaagttaaataataataatagtaacatATAAATACTATAATCACTAACCAATCAAGACACACCCCCTATTCGAGTGAGTGATGAACCTTGCATCAACCCCAATTAATCGAAATTGGGGTTCCAACCACGTGCTTCCCATCGGACCATTCTACCCTTCCAAAAGCGTTCACTCTTTGCTGTGGCGAACCCGAGGATGAAAATGTGACcgtgaatgattttttttcattttccttgaaACTCAGCACTTGCGGTTCAACCGAGATTTTCACGGAAGCCATATCTGACGTTACTGAAGCTTTGTAAGTTCCCGCGGGCCCCACGTTCGTGAGAGTCCGCGTGTGCTTAACCACGCCCCCAGATTCAAACAACACCGCAAACGAAGGGTAGTTGAGGTCGGTCACACTGTACTGCTTGCCCGCGTCGCACTGGAATTTTCTCTTGGCCAATGTGTTGATCTCGGAAGCTGAGTAGTTTAACGCGCAGAGAAAACCTAAATAATCATCCACCGTTAGATCGTAGACGAGTCCTGGATTGAGGGCAGCGACGGGGTCCACGTGTCCGGAACCGTGATCGAACGGCGTGGAGGGCTTTCCCGTTGCGCTGTCTTGCAGCTTCTCACCGGTTTTGTAAACTGTGTAAGCCGTTGTCATAAGAGCCGATCGGACCGCGGCTGGGCTCCAATCAGGGTGAGCCGACTTGATCAGCGCGGCTAAGCCGCTCACGTGAGGGCACGACATGGACGTGCCAGAAATGATGTTGAAATCCACGCGCCTGTTATCAACGGGTAACCCGGTGGGTCCCACCGCCTTGGACCACCCGGCTAGGATGTTGACACCTGGCGCGATAAGATCTGGCTTAAGGATCTGCGGGGTGATCGAGTTGGGTCCTCTAGAGCTAAACGCTGCCACCACAGGAGATGGCTGAATCCCCAACTTTGTGCCTTCAAACAAAATCTTCACCGTCGGTTTCGCATCAGAAAACAAATACTTCTTAATAGCGTCACCGGCTTTCTGCCCAACCGCGGTGGCAGGTAACAAATGAGCATCCGCCACCAGCTCCTCGCCGTTGGCAGCGGTGTTGCTGAGCACCATGCCCAACGCTCCGGCGGATTTCACCACGGAGCCTTTCTGAACCCTAGCAGTTAACCCACGGTCACACAAAACAATCTTCCCAGCAACTTTCTCAGGAGACAACGTTCCCGTGATACACAAGTTCCCATTCATAGCGCCGTTACTCACATTACCCGCATAAACAAAAGGCAGAGGAGAATCCGGCACAGCGTTACCGCGATAGAGCGAAACGCCGGAGAAGTTAAGGCCATTCCCGAGCGCAACGTAAGCGGGGAAGTCACGATCCAGTGTACCAGCGCCCACGGTAGTTATCCATGGAGCCACATTGGAGAGACTGTAGGGACTGGGGCCCGCGTTCCCAGCGGAGCATGAAACTAAAATCCCATTCTCCATAGCGGAAAAAGCTCCAATAGCGACACTGTCTCTGTAATAATCCGACATGCCACCACCGAGCGACAGAGACAGAACGTTTACGTTGTCCAATATTGCCCTCTCGATAGCGGCAAGAATGTCGGAGCTGAAGCATCCTCCCTTCCAGCACACCTTGTATGCAGCAACTCTAGCGCGCGTGGCCATCCCACGTGCTGTCCCGGACGCGTAGCCGAAGAGGCTCGCGTCGGATACCACCGACCCCGCGGCTGTGCTGGCCGTGTGGGTGCCGTGGCCGTCGTCGTCGCGCGCTGATCTCGACTCCTCGGTTTCATTAATAGGACCAAGAATGGCTTCAACACCCTTCGAGAAAAACCTCGCTCCGATCAGCTTTCTGTTACAATTCGACGCGGTGAAATTCGTTCCCGTCTCGCACGCGCCTTTCCAGGTGCTCGGAACAGGCCCAAGTCCCGTGTCGTCGAAGCTCTTGCTCTCCGGCCAGACGCCGGTGTCGAGGACTCCGATGATGACGTCACTCCCGGAACTCGACTCGGGGAACATGTCGGCGCTCTTGTCGAGTCCGAGGAACATGGGCGTCCTCGTAGTGTGAAGCTCGTACCTCGTCTCCGGGAGGACAGCCAGAATCCCCGCTTGGGTCTCGAGCAAACGCGCTTCCTCAGCGGTTAGCCTCGTCGCGTAGCCGTGGATCGCGTTGTCGTAGGTGTACATAATCTCCGCCGAGTCAGACACGGTCTTGAGCGACGACTCGTACCACAGCGCGTGGTGCTCGAAGCTCTCCGGCATCTCCGATTTCGCCACGTGTACAATGTATGTGCTCTTCTCTGGTTCCGCTGCCTCATGGAGACCCAGAAACAGAACAACCCAGAGAATGGCCACGAAGGGTTTACGAAACGAACTCATGGGAAGAGTGTGTGAGTAGAATGGGAATGGGAAATGGAAATTAGATGAAGCTGGCTTTAACTAGTGGTGGTGTTTTCAATGCCTAATTTATGCCAGTTTATGCAAAGGGTGTGAGAAATAGTAAGGAAGCGGTGGGTGGTTGTCtggttctcaaaataattgcgttgagacaaaaacaaaaggtggaagagagagagagtcaggGTGGTAGTGAGAAGTAAGAGTAAGGATAGAAAAACATTTCAATTAGCTAATTCAAGATACTTTTCATTTCGTTCACATGTGCGTTTAGTTGACGACGGTTCTCAACCCTCTCGAGTGTGctactttcttttattattattttatgataaatattagCCAGTATTTTTACTGGGATgcataatattgtatttttatgggttttattattattttttttgcaataaataatttctttaaagatATAAATGGTTGGATTATTGAGATcgaagagaaaaaattattaatttagaaaaaaaattccaaatatAACGTGAGTTTCATATctctttatttctattttaattcaactttttttaattttcttttattttgtttttttatttcttttggattgaagaaaagaaaatggagaaaaaagaaaattttaaatttgaattaaaagaaagaaaattctaaatttctattaatacacattaacatttctttccaattttttttctcattttttctaactaaataaaagaaatacatcattatttatattttttttcttttctatttcttccTTTCATCCAATGATaccataaaaaagaaggaaataaaaaaaacgtcgttttaattttctttattaataaaattaatattttaataattaatatgcttaaaaaataattttttttaataatatggaCAATGATCAGCAAgacctttgtttttttattattacttttttttttctcttctcctttttgcCTTTTTGCCCTGGtcttttcaaattaaaacttCATTATACTTTGCCTTTTAACAGTTCCCTGCAGACCATCCGTCACATTTCCACGTTCTCCAAACATAACTTCATACACCAATTCTTAACCTACTAACCTTGAATTCCCAACTGCGTCTTTTTGCCGATATTTTATATACGTGGGACAGTAATATGGAATATACATGCATACTGTGTCTGTGCTTGACAGTGTAGAAGATAAGGTGAAGCTCAAAATATTGTAAATTAAGCGTTTCTATTCActggtattttatttttagtggcCATTTATACAATTACACAATCTCCACTTCAGCTTTATTAAATGcaagatatttttatattttactagtAAGGTTTGGACCTTATCGTCTCTATATGTATACCATCCAACCATGAACCAaccaagttttattttttatttattttttctttccatttcctTAAGAAACAAGTTCACGGATTACCAATACGAAGAAATTTCAGTCACGGGCTTACTTCTGTGCTGGGGAATTTTTACGGGAGTTGACGAGAGAGGATGATTTGTTACTTAAACATCgaattttttctgtttttaataaatattttaatttagatgaGTGTTTTTGAGATTTTTGTTATCGAGACTTATTTTGTTTCTACTCCTATAGCTTTTGTGATGTGAATTTACTTTGGCCTTGGACTAATTTGACTCGAGCAAAatgattcacttttttttttcttattcgtacatatcaaatcaaaatcttatttaattataatcaaaGTGTTGGTCCTCAAATCAGTATTGGTAGTTGGAACaacctattaatatttattaagtaattaattatatatcttataatgtagtattactttttttaattcatcgtaaatttaaaaatataaattattttttttaaattaagaatttaattttcacaTAATTAGGGATAAGTTTATACTAGGGTTGGAAAGTTGATAGGATATGActtgtcaaaaaataaaaagaaaaagaaaaatttataatatttaaaagatttaaaagctaaaaacattataaaaaaaaaaagatttaagcTCCTACTagctagttattattatttcccTTGCCCAGTTGCCCACCTAATGATTTTAATTGCATTATTCTATCTAGCTTTTCTAACTGTTTTATACACATTTTGAAATACATTACTCATAACAAATGAGTCTTTAATGTCAAAGGTACAACTGGTAGCCTATAAGGCTCTAACCAAACATGTTATTTGTCTCTAAAAGAAATTGTCCGAAACAGATATTTACCTTTATTGAAATTACATGTTAAATACATTCTCAATTAATTCAAGTTTACGTGTtttgcttttaaaataatatcacactgacccaataaaaattatactcCCCTTTCTTTGTCTTGTTACAATTGTGGTTTTAGAttgttttacataaataaaataataataataaataaataaaagagaataaaaattttataaaattaattttatattatcattaatttatctatggatttttttgtttatctttaatattataaaaaatgtaaataaaaaaataattaatatgacactaaaaaatcaaaatgataattattttaagataatttttttgtcttataTGACTAGAGAGAGGAAATAATCATCATATGTTTTAAATATACTTTCAACTAAAAAGTgtatatacttattttaaattacaaagtCAAGCTGTACCAGACAAAATAGTACAAAGTGAAGTCATTTAGATGTACAAAATTTTATGCTTATGAAAATCGAtataaacatatagaaatttacgaactatacttatttttatcttactCGCGTTGGCTACAAGCGAAAGATTCTccggtttaaaaaaaaaaaaatactcagtggtataaattttcaaatacagtatgatattatttaattttgtaagcGTCATTccccaaaaatttaaaaatttatttattttgtatttttcaataaaaattcctagtttcattttcttaattagtcttaacttttaaaaagttactCTGTTAAGGTTATTTCTATCTCAGTaaccttttgttattttttttttttggagttcTTGAATATGTAGTATACATTACTTATATAGCTACTTTTAACAATTTAAGTAACTCATTTTTTCCAATCTTGCAAGTCTAAATAATTTACTAAATATATTCCACATATAGTCTCACAACCTTACATTTTAttactatattataaaaattgacattttcaagaattaaaattttatcttaattcctttaaatttttcttgtaatataaatattaaaatttattgaagatTAAGATTTCATCTAGTGATAATTAATGTCGTTGGGAAGTATTTATTCTCGGCCAGACACATATTGGCCAGCGCATCGAAAATCATAAccatctttattttataaacactttatcaacttattatttttatatttttttacatcagtAACATATTATCTACTATACTTAAATGTGTTTTAGTgagagttaaaattaattttaaatgaaattaattttgttaaaatgattttagtttaaattaatttttaataacgtAATTAAGGTTTGGATACTTTTATCGTAAAAGTAATCTTGTTTTAAAACTTagcataaatttaataataattaaaaatttagtatgtttttataaaatcaaatttaactaattaaattcataaaaagaaaaaaattatgtttgaacagtggaaattataatttagcacatgtttaaaaattagaatgtgttgctttttgaaaaaaaaatctctcaaaattattaagatattcatttatttatacatagtacatatatttattattataaatatgaatgaaattatgtattttataaatCAGATTCTATGAAAGCCAACCACGTATCTatgttttaatttctaatagaactttCTATTActttttgctagtgatgttgtAATACACACAAGAAATGTGGAATCTGATACTCCGATGCATTGTTCAACAACGTGGACAGCCCACCTTAACATGAGCATTAATCATAGGGAAGGGAATTGtctaataaacttttttaaaaaatcaatagaaGTTTTAATTCAATCACTGTATATAAATAACgtcaaaatatttaagaattagattatattttagttaaatgaaattttttaattttattataattaatattaatattatattattatttatttaactattaaaatagttattctatattttaataattataaaaatataaaataattatgtaattatataattaaccattacatataacatatataataataaattatatataaatatataattacattatttataattataaaaaaatatacgtaGGAAGGCGAAGGTGATATACTAGATCTTACTTTCGTCCCTGTCCCGCTTTTTCAAGTGGCGGAAAATTTGACCCTAACCCAATCAAAGTAGGTTTTCTATCAAACTCGAGATAGGGTTAGATAACTACTCATgggttcaatttttattttaatgcctACTATCAAACACCTCTAGTAGATGTGGAATTATTTTAGCTCAgagattttgaatttaaattttaatatataattatattaaatacttaaaaataaaattttattgtgcATAATAATTCTAACTCATTTAAACATAATTATCtatattctagaagaaaaaaaaaagataaaacagaTTTTATTAAGCATCAATTGCGCTGGAAAAAGCTGCCAAGAGCCTCTCTTTGCTCGCAGGGATAATGAAACGTCTTTTGCTGCTAGCCAGTACTGGGTCGCACCTCATATTTTCACAGCTTGATGACACGTTTTCTAAATGTCTTCGTAGTTACACACTTACACGCTAACAAGAAGTATCAGTGTATCACTTAGATTTTAGAAATACTTGTTGGGTCATGTTAGGTATTGTGTAATTGTGATGGTATTGATCTCCTTCACCAactcattttcattttgacgATTTTTCCTTTTCCTAGAAAGGGCAC belongs to Glycine soja cultivar W05 chromosome 5, ASM419377v2, whole genome shotgun sequence and includes:
- the LOC114412460 gene encoding subtilisin-like protease SBT1.7, with amino-acid sequence MSSFRKPFVAILWVVLFLGLHEAAEPEKSTYIVHVAKSEMPESFEHHALWYESSLKTVSDSAEIMYTYDNAIHGYATRLTAEEARLLETQAGILAVLPETRYELHTTRTPMFLGLDKSADMFPESSSGSDVIIGVLDTGVWPESKSFDDTGLGPVPSTWKGACETGTNFTASNCNRKLIGARFFSKGVEAILGPINETEESRSARDDDGHGTHTASTAAGSVVSDASLFGYASGTARGMATRARVAAYKVCWKGGCFSSDILAAIERAILDNVNVLSLSLGGGMSDYYRDSVAIGAFSAMENGILVSCSAGNAGPSPYSLSNVAPWITTVGAGTLDRDFPAYVALGNGLNFSGVSLYRGNAVPDSPLPFVYAGNVSNGAMNGNLCITGTLSPEKVAGKIVLCDRGLTARVQKGSVVKSAGALGMVLSNTAANGEELVADAHLLPATAVGQKAGDAIKKYLFSDAKPTVKILFEGTKLGIQPSPVVAAFSSRGPNSITPQILKPDLIAPGVNILAGWSKAVGPTGLPVDNRRVDFNIISGTSMSCPHVSGLAALIKSAHPDWSPAAVRSALMTTAYTVYKTGEKLQDSATGKPSTPFDHGSGHVDPVAALNPGLVYDLTVDDYLGFLCALNYSASEINTLAKRKFQCDAGKQYSVTDLNYPSFAVLFESGGVVKHTRTLTNVGPAGTYKASVTSDMASVKISVEPQVLSFKENEKKSFTVTFSSSGSPQQRVNAFGRVEWSDGKHVVGTPISINWG